Proteins from a genomic interval of Phenylobacterium sp. LH3H17:
- a CDS encoding glycosyltransferase family 2 protein — MNAAPKVSVVIPHYRDLAGLDLCLRALAAQTYPAADFEIIVADNNSPEGEAAVAEVIAGRARLVVVTEKGAGPARNGGVALARGEILAFTDSDCVPEPAWLAEGLAALPAYDFIGGRVTVLVDDLTAMSGAEAFERVFAFDFKTYIEKKGFTGAGNLFCSRAVFDEVGGFRAAVSEDVEWSFRARGLGLRLGYAPRAVVGHPARRTWDELWAKWRRVNAETYRLYRERPAGRLIWVARSLALPLSAMAHTPKVFASDQLTTSGQRLAALRTLYKLRAWRLGHAFRLLGGAA; from the coding sequence TTGAACGCCGCCCCCAAGGTCAGCGTCGTCATCCCACACTATCGGGACCTGGCCGGTCTCGACCTCTGCCTGCGCGCGCTGGCGGCACAGACCTATCCCGCGGCCGACTTCGAGATCATCGTCGCCGACAATAATTCGCCCGAGGGCGAGGCCGCGGTCGCCGAGGTCATCGCCGGCCGCGCGCGGCTGGTCGTGGTGACGGAAAAGGGCGCCGGACCCGCGCGCAACGGCGGCGTGGCCCTGGCGCGCGGCGAGATCCTGGCCTTCACCGATTCCGACTGCGTGCCGGAACCCGCCTGGCTCGCCGAGGGCCTGGCCGCCCTCCCCGCCTACGACTTCATCGGCGGCCGGGTCACCGTCCTGGTCGACGACCTCACCGCCATGTCCGGCGCCGAGGCCTTCGAGCGAGTCTTCGCCTTCGACTTCAAGACCTATATCGAGAAGAAGGGCTTCACCGGGGCCGGCAACCTGTTCTGCTCGCGCGCGGTCTTCGACGAGGTCGGCGGCTTTCGCGCCGCCGTCTCTGAGGATGTCGAGTGGTCCTTCCGCGCCCGGGGCCTGGGCCTGCGGCTCGGCTACGCCCCGCGCGCCGTGGTCGGCCATCCTGCGCGACGCACCTGGGACGAGCTGTGGGCCAAGTGGCGGCGCGTGAACGCCGAGACCTACCGCCTCTATCGCGAGCGGCCGGCCGGTCGGCTGATCTGGGTCGCGCGCAGCCTGGCCCTACCGCTGTCGGCCATGGCGCACACGCCGAAGGTGTTCGCCAGCGACCAGCTCACGACGTCCGGCCAGCGCCTGGCGGCCCTGCGCACCCTCTACAAGCTGCGTGCCTGGCGGTTGGGCCACGCCTTCCGGCTGCTGGGCGGGGCCGCCTGA
- a CDS encoding class I SAM-dependent methyltransferase, which produces MEVDASASRVNWWSSDKCLAYYNVAVSGVPATLNSQGCRIRLAKEFPGRIFDRAVSIGCATGSKEMALITDGLVKHFDLWEINQASIDKGEQCAAELGLADQVTFRKGDVFADRSPRYDLVYWDHSLHHMSDVDDALAWSVSVLRPGGVILMNDYVGPNRLQWRKDEVRRANSFIRRAMHDRGIASREVPYSTLFSKLRQRYRDPSEAPQSENILQACAKNLPSVSVEPLGGTFINILGPIVIPAVADDSPVIDELLSEDAALRDEGSSHFVFALWSRP; this is translated from the coding sequence ATGGAAGTTGATGCTTCGGCCAGTCGGGTGAACTGGTGGTCCAGCGACAAGTGCTTGGCGTATTATAACGTCGCGGTGTCGGGCGTTCCCGCGACGCTCAATTCCCAGGGCTGTCGCATCAGGCTGGCTAAGGAGTTCCCCGGAAGGATCTTCGACCGAGCGGTCTCTATCGGATGCGCAACGGGCAGCAAGGAAATGGCCCTCATCACCGACGGCCTAGTGAAGCACTTCGATCTCTGGGAAATCAACCAGGCTAGCATTGACAAGGGCGAGCAATGCGCCGCTGAACTCGGCCTCGCCGATCAGGTGACGTTCCGGAAGGGCGACGTGTTCGCCGACCGATCCCCGCGCTATGATCTGGTCTATTGGGATCACAGCCTGCACCACATGAGCGATGTGGACGACGCCCTGGCTTGGAGCGTATCTGTCCTGCGCCCCGGCGGCGTGATCCTGATGAACGACTATGTCGGCCCCAACCGCCTGCAGTGGCGGAAAGACGAGGTTCGCCGCGCCAACTCGTTCATCAGGCGCGCCATGCACGACCGGGGCATCGCATCGCGCGAGGTGCCCTACTCCACCCTCTTCAGCAAGCTCCGCCAGCGATACCGCGACCCCAGCGAAGCCCCGCAGAGCGAGAACATCCTGCAAGCCTGCGCCAAGAACCTGCCGAGCGTCAGCGTCGAGCCTCTCGGCGGGACGTTCATCAACATTCTGGGGCCGATCGTAATACCGGCGGTCGCGGACGACAGCCCGGTGATCGACGAACTGTTGTCGGAGGACGCCGCCCTGCGCGATGAGGGTTCCTCGCACTTCGTCTTCGCGCTGTGGTCTCGGCCCTGA
- a CDS encoding glycosyltransferase family A protein, whose amino-acid sequence MSEAIHQAPAHQAGLGRGWTCKATAPQIISMRLPLPVMLTLSICLCLTGKHFSNVSEIPTVSVVVPLYNKRSTVERTIDSVLAQTYADFELIVVDDGSTDGGAELVEAKYRDPRVRVHRQTNAGPGAARNQGGRLARAKFMTFLDSDDEWRPELLERAVAALEAHPECAVFTSAFYLEPAHVDRWVELRTAGYTEGAWRASSAMSQHELDHCLAAFHSCSAVYRSEVVAAHGGFYENRCTFGEDVYFWIQILLNHAFYRHMQPLAHYHMEDSELGLSARKGSVPLEPVLTDPEKVRAACPPEFRNVLELWLARHALRAAFAQLERGDAAKAAWLIEAYPKASAWRLDYLKIRLRMAAPGPWKVARRIWRAAS is encoded by the coding sequence ATGTCCGAGGCGATCCATCAGGCTCCGGCCCACCAAGCCGGCCTGGGCAGAGGCTGGACATGCAAGGCGACCGCGCCGCAGATCATAAGCATGCGGCTACCATTGCCGGTTATGCTAACGCTTTCAATCTGCCTTTGTCTCACTGGAAAGCACTTCAGCAACGTGTCTGAAATTCCTACCGTCTCGGTCGTCGTGCCGCTCTATAACAAGCGTTCGACTGTCGAGCGCACGATCGACTCCGTACTGGCGCAGACCTATGCGGACTTCGAGTTGATTGTTGTCGATGACGGGTCGACCGACGGCGGCGCGGAGCTGGTCGAGGCGAAATACCGCGATCCGAGAGTGCGGGTGCATCGCCAGACGAACGCCGGACCCGGCGCCGCGCGCAACCAAGGCGGGAGGCTGGCCCGCGCAAAGTTCATGACGTTCCTGGACAGCGACGATGAATGGCGCCCGGAGTTGCTCGAACGTGCGGTGGCCGCCCTGGAGGCCCACCCCGAGTGCGCGGTGTTCACGTCGGCGTTCTACCTGGAGCCGGCGCATGTTGATCGCTGGGTGGAACTTCGGACGGCCGGCTACACGGAGGGGGCTTGGCGGGCGAGTTCGGCCATGTCGCAGCACGAGCTGGATCACTGTCTCGCTGCGTTTCACTCTTGCAGCGCGGTCTATCGAAGCGAGGTCGTCGCCGCCCATGGCGGCTTCTACGAAAATCGCTGCACCTTCGGCGAAGATGTCTACTTCTGGATCCAGATCCTGTTGAACCACGCCTTCTACCGGCACATGCAGCCGCTGGCGCACTACCACATGGAGGACTCGGAGTTGGGCCTGAGCGCCCGCAAGGGGTCGGTGCCGCTGGAGCCGGTTCTAACCGACCCCGAAAAGGTACGCGCCGCCTGTCCGCCGGAGTTCCGCAACGTGCTCGAACTCTGGCTCGCGCGCCACGCTCTCCGCGCGGCCTTCGCGCAACTCGAGCGCGGAGACGCCGCGAAGGCGGCCTGGCTGATCGAAGCGTATCCGAAGGCGAGCGCCTGGCGGTTGGATTATCTCAAGATCCGGCTTCGCATGGCGGCGCCCGGGCCGTGGAAGGTCGCGCGCAGGATCTGGCGCGCGGCGTCATAG
- a CDS encoding PEPxxWA-CTERM sorting domain-containing protein codes for MFGHKTNRALFAFLLLAAALPAPAMTPALLSGKLGLMAAVAEGARLPLQVGVWRYPTSSAPTLLGNVHPEPALLGWVEPEAAPIISAETLALPSDELLAPVTPVSLPSFRTVFPLFPPPSQGQTHLTGGLSPVPEPSTWMLLIGGFLFVGHALRTQARARSRALAHV; via the coding sequence ATGTTCGGGCACAAGACCAACCGCGCTCTCTTTGCATTTCTGCTGCTGGCGGCCGCCTTGCCGGCGCCGGCGATGACACCGGCTTTGCTTTCCGGAAAGCTTGGCCTGATGGCCGCCGTGGCCGAGGGGGCAAGGCTTCCGCTCCAGGTCGGTGTCTGGCGCTACCCGACCTCCAGCGCGCCCACCCTGCTGGGGAATGTGCATCCCGAACCGGCGCTGCTAGGCTGGGTTGAGCCCGAAGCGGCGCCGATCATTTCGGCGGAGACGCTGGCGCTGCCGTCCGACGAGTTGCTCGCGCCGGTAACGCCCGTGAGCCTGCCTAGTTTCCGCACCGTGTTTCCCCTGTTCCCGCCGCCCAGCCAGGGTCAAACCCACTTGACCGGCGGCCTCTCGCCGGTGCCGGAACCCTCGACCTGGATGCTGTTGATCGGCGGCTTCCTGTTTGTGGGCCACGCGTTGCGGACACAGGCTCGCGCCCGGTCCCGCGCCCTCGCTCACGTCTAG
- the welK gene encoding beta-1,4-glucuronosyltransferase WelK: MATSAPELSDEAELALARPLKVCLAASGGGHVRQLLDLAPVWSAYDYFFLTEETALGASLAGEHRTYFIPHVAVGQARLGAPVKMVVNALRSIFISAGIILKERPDVVISTGAGAVFFAVAWARLFGARTVVVESFARFDRPSIFSRVAAPLAHDVIVQSKALAAYYPKAKVFDPLRLLEGDPPPKKPLLFATVGATLPFDRLVDTVAELKARGDIPEEVIIQTGLRGHAPAGLEVFETLPFDKIQELLRDASIVICHGGTGSLITALRQGCRVIAMPRLMEKGEHYDNHQAEITSAFAARGLIAVANTPDELAQALKDVRARPPVLATTDPAELIAYLHDVMAQVDDRRRPRAAPRLAL; the protein is encoded by the coding sequence TTGGCGACGTCGGCCCCAGAACTGTCGGACGAGGCCGAACTGGCGTTGGCGCGGCCGCTGAAGGTCTGCCTGGCGGCGTCCGGCGGCGGGCACGTCCGGCAGCTGCTAGACCTCGCCCCAGTCTGGTCGGCCTACGACTACTTCTTCCTGACGGAGGAGACGGCGCTGGGCGCGAGCCTCGCCGGCGAGCACCGGACCTATTTCATCCCGCATGTGGCGGTGGGCCAGGCCCGACTCGGCGCGCCGGTCAAGATGGTCGTCAACGCCCTGCGCAGCATCTTCATCTCGGCGGGAATCATCCTGAAAGAGCGTCCCGACGTTGTCATCTCGACCGGCGCGGGCGCGGTGTTCTTCGCCGTCGCCTGGGCCAGGCTGTTCGGCGCGCGCACGGTCGTGGTCGAGTCCTTCGCGCGGTTCGACCGCCCGTCGATCTTCTCCCGGGTCGCCGCCCCCCTGGCCCACGACGTGATCGTGCAGTCGAAGGCTTTGGCCGCCTACTATCCGAAGGCCAAGGTGTTCGATCCCCTGCGCCTTTTGGAAGGCGATCCGCCGCCGAAGAAGCCGCTGCTCTTTGCGACGGTGGGGGCGACCCTGCCGTTCGATCGCCTGGTCGACACGGTGGCCGAGCTGAAGGCCCGGGGCGACATTCCCGAGGAGGTGATCATCCAGACCGGTCTACGGGGACACGCACCCGCCGGCCTGGAGGTGTTCGAGACCCTGCCGTTCGACAAGATCCAGGAGTTGCTGCGCGACGCCTCCATCGTCATCTGCCATGGCGGCACCGGTTCGCTGATCACCGCCTTGCGCCAAGGCTGCAGGGTGATCGCCATGCCGCGTCTGATGGAGAAGGGCGAGCACTATGACAATCATCAGGCCGAGATAACCAGCGCATTCGCGGCCCGCGGGTTGATCGCCGTGGCCAACACCCCCGACGAACTGGCCCAAGCCCTGAAGGACGTACGGGCCCGGCCGCCGGTGCTGGCGACCACCGACCCGGCCGAGTTGATCGCCTACCTCCACGACGTCATGGCGCAAGTGGACGACCGTCGCCGGCCCCGGGCCGCGCCGCGCCTGGCCCTATGA
- a CDS encoding glycosyltransferase family 2 protein translates to MHVTVCIVGFRNVGDIQGCLEALAGSTHTDFDVVICENGGPEAFETLRAGIPATLGEGRSVRAILAPGNLGYAGGVNACIALAPDSDAWWVLNPDTHPEPQAMALQVARLAVGDCEAVGSTIYLGDGRVQSHGGRWRPWLARAESIGHGSALDLVPDPADIERTQNYLNGASMMMSRRFLQTVGPMREEYFLYCEEVEWCLRGGKLGMRLGFAPGARVLHYAGTTTGSYDDMRRRPRGPIYLNERNKMLTTRDIFPARLPIAALASLVLIFLRFGRRGAWRQVGYGLSGWWAGILNRRGAPAWFGS, encoded by the coding sequence ATGCACGTCACCGTCTGCATCGTCGGCTTCCGGAACGTCGGGGATATCCAGGGCTGCCTTGAGGCGCTCGCCGGCTCCACCCACACCGATTTCGATGTCGTCATCTGCGAGAACGGCGGCCCCGAGGCCTTCGAGACCCTCCGCGCCGGCATCCCGGCGACCCTGGGCGAGGGCCGGTCCGTCCGTGCGATCCTGGCGCCTGGCAATCTGGGCTATGCCGGTGGGGTCAACGCCTGCATCGCGCTCGCGCCGGACTCCGACGCCTGGTGGGTGCTCAATCCCGACACCCATCCCGAGCCGCAGGCCATGGCGCTGCAGGTCGCGCGGCTGGCCGTGGGCGACTGCGAGGCCGTGGGCTCGACGATCTATCTCGGCGACGGGCGAGTCCAGTCGCATGGCGGCCGCTGGCGGCCCTGGCTGGCGCGGGCGGAATCCATCGGCCACGGCAGCGCCCTGGACCTGGTCCCCGATCCCGCCGATATCGAGCGGACGCAGAACTACCTGAACGGCGCCTCGATGATGATGAGCCGCCGCTTCCTGCAGACCGTCGGCCCTATGCGCGAGGAGTATTTCCTCTATTGCGAGGAGGTCGAGTGGTGCCTGCGCGGCGGCAAGCTGGGCATGCGCCTGGGCTTCGCGCCGGGCGCGCGGGTGCTGCACTACGCGGGCACCACCACCGGGTCCTATGACGACATGCGCCGCCGGCCGCGCGGCCCGATCTATCTCAATGAGCGCAACAAGATGCTCACCACGCGGGACATCTTCCCGGCGCGCCTGCCCATTGCGGCCCTTGCCTCCCTCGTCCTGATCTTCCTGCGCTTCGGGCGGCGAGGCGCCTGGCGCCAGGTGGGCTATGGCCTGTCGGGGTGGTGGGCCGGAATCCTCAACCGCCGCGGGGCGCCGGCCTGGTTCGGCTCATAG
- a CDS encoding ABC transporter ATP-binding protein has translation MAAMLLGALLDVATLGAVLPFLSVLSNPDRAWEYLAAVNLQHAFGMQRGDDIRGLMALGFIIIAVSAGAVRLMLAWIMNRFAFAVARHLSGELFGKLIYQDYAFHIRHNSSTLITNVHELQQLTNGVLIPLIQATSSVVIGLCIVSALIYINPVVAGVALFGFGGCYVIISLVLRKKLRENGAVLALMNAEKIRAVQESLGGIREVLLDNTQPFFLETFRNVDRKAANALSMVTFSSTAPRYILESLGMVLIALISLYFNSQPGGLMSALPTLAALALGALRLLPLMQQGYSAVIQLTGNWRRLSNLLDLLEMATPRRELQAAPSPAFTFERELLLDDVTFRYMADMPPVLAGVSLRIPKGSRVGIVGTTGSGKSTITDLIMGLLAPSGGAIKVDGVALTPGNMRAWHEQIAHVPQSIFLADSSIERNIAFGCPDDEIDKERVRDAARQAQVSAFVESLPDGYDTRVGERGVWLSGGQRQRIGIARALYKNASVLILDEATSALDNATEAAIIESLEQLDQSLTIIIVAHRLTTIESCDTLVQLEGGRITFIDRQHAKLPAGAKASRTA, from the coding sequence ATGGCGGCCATGTTGCTGGGCGCGCTTCTCGACGTTGCGACGCTGGGCGCGGTGCTGCCGTTCCTGTCCGTGCTCAGCAATCCAGACCGGGCCTGGGAGTATCTTGCGGCGGTCAACCTGCAGCACGCCTTCGGCATGCAGCGCGGAGACGACATCCGAGGCCTGATGGCGCTCGGCTTCATCATCATCGCCGTCTCGGCCGGCGCGGTGCGGCTGATGCTTGCCTGGATCATGAACAGGTTCGCCTTCGCCGTCGCACGCCACCTGTCGGGCGAATTGTTCGGCAAGCTCATCTATCAGGACTACGCCTTCCACATTCGGCACAACAGCAGCACCCTTATTACCAATGTGCATGAGCTCCAGCAGCTCACGAACGGCGTCCTGATCCCCCTGATCCAGGCGACGAGTTCGGTGGTCATCGGCCTGTGCATCGTCAGCGCGCTGATCTACATCAATCCGGTCGTCGCCGGCGTGGCGCTGTTCGGGTTTGGCGGCTGCTACGTGATCATCAGCCTGGTGCTGCGCAAAAAGCTCCGGGAAAATGGCGCGGTCCTTGCCTTGATGAATGCCGAGAAGATCCGCGCGGTCCAGGAAAGCCTGGGCGGCATCCGCGAAGTGCTCCTCGACAACACCCAGCCTTTCTTCCTCGAGACCTTCCGAAACGTCGATCGCAAGGCCGCCAATGCGCTGTCCATGGTGACGTTCTCGTCCACCGCCCCGCGCTACATCCTCGAGTCGCTGGGGATGGTCCTGATCGCGCTCATCTCGCTGTATTTCAACTCTCAGCCCGGCGGTCTGATGAGCGCATTGCCGACCTTGGCGGCGCTGGCGCTCGGGGCCCTACGACTTCTGCCGCTCATGCAGCAGGGATATTCGGCCGTGATTCAGCTCACCGGAAATTGGCGCCGGCTCAGCAACCTGCTCGATCTTCTGGAGATGGCCACGCCGCGCCGCGAGTTGCAGGCGGCGCCCAGCCCGGCGTTTACGTTCGAACGTGAACTGCTCCTCGACGACGTGACCTTCCGCTACATGGCCGACATGCCCCCGGTCCTCGCCGGCGTGTCGCTGCGCATCCCCAAGGGCTCGCGCGTCGGCATCGTTGGCACGACAGGCAGCGGCAAGAGCACGATCACGGACCTGATCATGGGTCTGCTCGCCCCCTCGGGCGGCGCGATCAAGGTCGATGGCGTCGCCCTGACGCCGGGCAACATGAGGGCCTGGCACGAACAGATCGCCCATGTGCCGCAATCGATCTTTCTGGCGGACTCCTCCATCGAGCGGAACATCGCGTTCGGCTGCCCCGACGATGAGATCGACAAGGAACGGGTTCGTGACGCCGCCCGGCAGGCCCAGGTCAGCGCCTTCGTCGAGAGCTTGCCCGACGGCTACGACACCCGCGTGGGCGAGCGCGGGGTGTGGTTGTCCGGCGGCCAACGCCAACGCATCGGCATCGCTCGGGCGCTCTACAAGAACGCCTCGGTTCTGATCCTGGACGAGGCCACCAGCGCGCTCGACAACGCCACCGAGGCGGCGATCATCGAATCGTTGGAGCAGCTCGACCAAAGCCTGACGATCATCATCGTCGCCCACCGGCTGACCACCATCGAGAGCTGCGACACGCTGGTACAGCTGGAGGGCGGGCGGATCACGTTCATCGACCGCCAGCACGCGAAGCTGCCGGCCGGGGCCAAGGCGTCGCGCACGGCCTAG
- a CDS encoding glycosyltransferase family 2 protein encodes MAVVTVNWNGWQHTLNCLAALRRTRGVAWHLIIVDNGSTDESPSRLSDLGDDVTTILATTNGGWTGGNNLGVAYALRSGYEHLLLLNNDAFVEPDTLAEFLAAHVHEPRAIIGGVLMTEDGLCLDQAGCRPHPRTGVPQWLSLAELEPSRNGLLHTSSVIGGALFAHREVFEAVGAFDDDFYLYYDETDWCARAAAVGHPNFVAERAVLRHVGAASTGGSHSPLVTYFLTRNSLLFVERHRTFAEHLALARVILGRLRLDAQAAKGRWWPITLLTTTDPQLRAQLRGLADYMMRRFGDCPASVRRMQRAWRSVG; translated from the coding sequence GTGGCGGTAGTCACCGTCAATTGGAACGGCTGGCAGCACACCCTGAATTGCCTTGCGGCGCTTCGGCGGACTCGCGGCGTCGCCTGGCATCTGATCATTGTCGACAATGGCTCAACGGACGAGTCGCCGTCGCGGCTCTCCGACCTGGGCGACGATGTGACGACGATTCTGGCGACGACCAACGGCGGCTGGACTGGCGGCAATAATCTCGGCGTCGCCTACGCGCTGAGGTCGGGCTACGAACATCTGCTGCTGCTCAACAACGACGCCTTCGTGGAGCCGGACACTCTCGCCGAGTTCCTGGCCGCCCACGTCCATGAGCCCAGGGCCATCATCGGCGGCGTGCTGATGACGGAAGACGGTCTTTGCCTGGACCAGGCCGGTTGCCGGCCGCATCCTCGGACGGGGGTTCCGCAATGGTTGTCACTGGCCGAGCTTGAACCCTCCCGAAACGGGCTGCTCCACACATCGTCGGTGATCGGCGGTGCGCTGTTCGCACATCGCGAAGTCTTCGAAGCGGTCGGCGCGTTCGACGACGATTTCTATCTCTACTACGACGAGACCGACTGGTGCGCGCGGGCCGCCGCGGTCGGTCACCCGAACTTCGTCGCCGAGCGGGCGGTGCTTCGTCACGTCGGGGCCGCGTCAACCGGGGGATCGCATTCCCCGCTGGTGACCTACTTCCTGACTCGCAACAGCCTGTTGTTCGTGGAGCGGCACAGGACGTTCGCCGAACACCTGGCCCTGGCGCGGGTTATCCTGGGTCGGCTACGACTGGACGCGCAGGCGGCGAAGGGCCGTTGGTGGCCGATCACCCTTCTAACCACGACCGACCCGCAGCTGCGCGCGCAGCTGCGCGGCCTTGCCGACTACATGATGCGCCGGTTTGGCGATTGTCCCGCCAGCGTGCGCCGAATGCAGCGGGCGTGGCGGAGCGTCGGGTGA
- a CDS encoding O-antigen ligase encodes MPAAMIPLALFFLVYGFFYALTTPYLIMLFLTPVFMLALIVIWALPDLERAPTATMQRLYGAFFVCLILWPNYLAIALPGLPWITLLRLTGIPMTLLLMISLSTSKAFRQDLGDVLNVAPAVWKMLAVFVAIQFLTIALSKDVAASIQKFIVAQTNWTAIFLVSCYVFVRPGSVTRYIALLWVMAMIICGMGLWEGAIQKVLWQGHIPSFLKIADAEGMLQGSYRTASGMYRVKTTFTTSLGLAEYLALMTPFLLHYVFGNYRLIVRLAAIVSLPIFFRVIDSTDARLGMVGMLISVLLYVGIWGMLRWRRLRADLVGPAIVLAYPAFFVLLVSATFFVRRIEILVWGDGSQQSSNDARADQISMGIPKILANPIGYGPGQGSDTLGYFSGAFGTIDNYYLLIALEYGVIGFILYYGLILYMGWLAAQKILLQEEDVDSEAQYLVPLSISLGVFFVIKSVFSQQDNHPLIYLMMGMIMALVYRLTKASASKAAAAKPTG; translated from the coding sequence ATGCCGGCCGCCATGATCCCGCTGGCCTTATTCTTTTTGGTCTACGGCTTTTTCTACGCACTCACGACGCCCTACCTGATCATGCTCTTCCTAACGCCGGTGTTCATGCTGGCGCTCATCGTGATCTGGGCGTTGCCCGACCTGGAGCGAGCGCCGACCGCAACGATGCAACGGCTATATGGTGCGTTCTTCGTCTGCCTGATCCTCTGGCCCAACTACCTGGCCATCGCGCTTCCCGGACTGCCCTGGATCACCCTGCTCCGGCTGACCGGCATTCCGATGACCTTGCTGCTGATGATTTCGCTGTCGACGTCCAAGGCGTTCCGGCAGGACCTCGGCGACGTCCTCAATGTCGCGCCGGCAGTGTGGAAGATGCTCGCCGTCTTCGTAGCGATCCAGTTCCTCACGATCGCCCTATCGAAGGACGTGGCCGCGTCCATTCAGAAGTTCATCGTCGCGCAAACCAACTGGACCGCGATCTTCCTGGTGAGTTGCTACGTCTTCGTCCGGCCAGGCAGCGTCACGCGCTATATCGCCCTGCTCTGGGTCATGGCGATGATCATCTGCGGCATGGGCCTTTGGGAAGGCGCCATCCAGAAGGTGCTGTGGCAGGGCCACATTCCCAGCTTCCTCAAAATCGCCGACGCAGAGGGCATGCTCCAAGGCAGCTACCGCACCGCCTCGGGCATGTACCGCGTGAAGACGACGTTCACGACGTCCCTGGGCTTGGCCGAGTATCTGGCGCTCATGACGCCGTTCCTGCTTCATTATGTGTTCGGAAACTATCGACTGATCGTTCGCCTCGCCGCCATCGTGTCCTTGCCGATCTTCTTCCGGGTCATCGACTCGACGGACGCCAGGCTGGGCATGGTCGGGATGCTGATTTCGGTCCTCCTCTACGTCGGGATCTGGGGCATGCTGCGCTGGCGCCGGCTGAGGGCTGACCTGGTGGGGCCGGCCATCGTCCTCGCCTACCCTGCGTTCTTTGTGTTGCTGGTCAGCGCGACCTTCTTCGTCCGTCGCATCGAGATACTCGTCTGGGGCGATGGCTCACAGCAGAGCAGCAACGATGCGCGGGCCGATCAGATCTCGATGGGCATTCCCAAGATACTGGCCAACCCCATTGGCTATGGGCCGGGACAAGGGAGCGACACGCTAGGTTATTTCAGCGGCGCCTTCGGCACCATCGACAACTACTATCTCCTGATCGCCCTGGAGTATGGCGTTATCGGATTCATTCTCTACTACGGCTTGATCCTCTACATGGGCTGGCTGGCGGCGCAGAAGATTCTCTTGCAGGAGGAGGACGTGGATTCGGAGGCTCAATACCTCGTGCCGCTCAGCATCTCGCTGGGGGTCTTCTTCGTGATCAAGTCGGTGTTCAGCCAGCAGGATAACCATCCGCTCATCTACTTGATGATGGGGATGATCATGGCGCTGGTCTATCGGCTGACCAAGGCGTCCGCCTCGAAGGCCGCGGCCGCCAAGCCGACGGGCTAG
- a CDS encoding glycosyltransferase family 2 protein has protein sequence MERPPETEGLVSVVLPTYNRARTLVRAVNSVLHQSYSRIELIIVDDASTDDTETLVATIADPRVRYVRLAKNGGASRARNEGMRIAKGDYIAFQDSDDEWLADKLERTLGAARAVGDPEDPVTVFHTKVMYISGGVGEFKTNRIVCIPELPHAASREILIHEIHRGNLVSPQTLLISRGALNAVGFFDENLVNCEDWDYGISLIYKTKTVFLDEPLVMTYLQSDSISLLGRRGARSQLRLALKLMRNYEVESQVIGARLSKVGWWISKLGNPRLGRRVLRRSIRMAPGDWRTWARLAASQALGLRNRFRPRPAKIAM, from the coding sequence ATGGAACGCCCACCCGAAACCGAAGGCTTGGTCAGCGTCGTTCTGCCCACCTACAACCGCGCCCGTACACTGGTGCGCGCGGTCAACAGCGTCCTTCATCAGAGCTACAGCCGCATCGAACTCATCATCGTTGACGACGCCTCGACCGACGATACCGAGACCTTGGTCGCGACGATCGCCGATCCTCGCGTCCGCTATGTCCGTCTTGCCAAGAACGGCGGCGCCAGCCGGGCCCGCAATGAAGGCATGAGGATAGCGAAGGGCGACTACATCGCCTTCCAGGACAGCGACGACGAATGGCTCGCCGACAAACTGGAGCGCACTCTGGGGGCCGCAAGGGCGGTTGGCGACCCCGAGGATCCCGTGACCGTCTTCCACACCAAGGTGATGTACATCAGCGGCGGCGTCGGCGAGTTCAAGACGAACAGGATCGTCTGCATCCCCGAACTGCCGCATGCGGCGTCGCGTGAGATCCTGATCCACGAAATTCACCGCGGGAACCTGGTAAGCCCCCAGACCCTGCTCATCTCGCGAGGAGCCTTGAACGCCGTCGGGTTCTTTGATGAGAACCTCGTGAACTGCGAGGACTGGGACTACGGGATATCGCTGATCTACAAGACCAAGACTGTCTTCCTGGATGAGCCGCTGGTCATGACCTATCTGCAGTCTGACAGCATCTCCCTGCTGGGGCGGCGCGGCGCCCGCTCGCAGCTTCGGCTCGCTTTGAAATTGATGCGTAACTACGAGGTGGAGAGCCAGGTGATCGGGGCCCGCCTGAGCAAGGTCGGTTGGTGGATCAGCAAGCTGGGCAATCCCCGACTTGGGCGCCGGGTCCTGCGGCGATCAATACGAATGGCGCCCGGCGACTGGCGCACCTGGGCGCGGCTAGCGGCGTCTCAGGCTCTCGGCCTTCGCAACAGGTTTCGGCCGAGGCCGGCGAAGATCGCGATGTAG